One genomic window of Nicotiana sylvestris chromosome 10, ASM39365v2, whole genome shotgun sequence includes the following:
- the LOC104223665 gene encoding trihelix transcription factor ENAP1-like, with protein MDDNEDNGRYPPSPYGMNQGYGSSNRAKLPVRDTSYSRHVDDQYVEEADNDEEVDDEEEEDDDDDDGNGVQRIGKDVFEDDDDDDYGDSQRHQKKRKLKSLLSSYEFAPRLPPPSTAAATAPKPSFGGRNPLSDWSEHETFILLEAWGDRFVRHGRKSLRSDEWQEVAEKVSQGSKLERTDTQCRNRLDTLKKKYKKEKMKFAENGSNTSKWVYFKKMDMLLTSTPQQAGISCGVDSGEYVFMSPKVYLNRANGLDEMRDSPANSGSADGDDDDSEDLPPKRSRNGQSGGNGASFKLIADSIHKFSEIYVKIENSKRQQMLELEKMRMDFHRDLEMQKRQIVERAHAEIARIRQGSDEENDISAENVSG; from the coding sequence ATGGATGACAATGAGGATAATGGGAGATATCCTCCCAGCCCTTATGGTATGAATCAGGGTTATGGGTCATCCAATCGTGCGAAGCTTCCTGTTCGCGACACGTCTTATTCAAGGCATGTCGATGATCAGTATGTTGAGGAGGCGGATAATGATGAAGAGGttgatgacgaagaagaagaagatgatgatgatgatgacggAAATGGTGTTCAGCGGATAGGGAAAGATGTGTTTGAGGATGACGATGATGATGATTATGGTGATTCGCAGAGGCATCAAAAGAAGAGGAAGTTAAAGAGCTTGTTATCAAGTTACGAGTTTGCACCTCGATTACCACCACCATCTACTGCAGCTGCAACCGCTCCCAAGCCTTCATTTGGTGGGAGGAATCCTCTTTCAGATTGGTCTGAACATGAGACGTTTATTTTGCTGGAAGCATGGGGGGATAGGTTTGTTCGACATGGGAGGAAGAGCCTTCGATCAGATGAATGGCAAGAAGTTGCAGAGAAAGTGTCACAGGGGTCAAAACTTGAGAGGACAGACACCCAATGTCGTAACCGTTTGGACACTctgaaaaagaaatacaaaaaggagaagatgaagttcgCGGAGAATGGAAGTAACACCAGTAAGTGGGTGTACTTCAAAAAGATGGACATGTTACTAACGTCAACTCCACAACAAGCGGGCATTTCATGTGGAGTGGACTCCGGTGAGTATGTTTTCATGAGCCCCAAAGTTTACTTGAATCGTGCCAATGGGTTGGATGAGATGAGGGACAGTCCTGCTAACTCGGGATCTGCTGATGGTGACGATGATGATTCTGAGGATCTTCCACCAAAAAGATCAAGAAATGGACAATCAGGAGGGAATGGAGCTTCTTTCAAACTAATAGCAGATTCTATTCATAAATTTAGTGAGATATATGTGAAGATTGAGAATAGCAAGAGACAGCAAATGCTGGAACTGGAGAAAATGAGGATGGACTTTCACAGAGACTTGGAAATGCAAAAGAGGCAAATTGTGGAGCGAGCACACGCAGAAATTGCAAGAATACGCCAAGGAAGTGATGAAGAGAATGACATTTCTGCTGAAAATGTTAGCGGATGA